The following coding sequences are from one Clostridioides difficile ATCC 9689 = DSM 1296 window:
- a CDS encoding putative bifunctional diguanylate cyclase/phosphodiesterase, whose product MKKNRLIAKNISIAFIVLFFFSVFTFFYVGNINRVLEYETNDIITVTIAGWIILSFLFLGIIIYILYSKANSQKTIEKVAYTDFVTGYSNWRKFELDVTNLLKKTSQNNKYAMVIFDIDKFKAINDIYGHKKGNLILKDIADTLNELTDINETFARVSADNFNILLTYNKKEDIINIIKKIMANNELVNLSFGIYEIKDKDLSVSVYSDRASLAKSSIKNNSDVNFAFFNDKLREKLLFEDKIEKEMEYALESGQFVMYLQPKYNIKLDKFCGSEALVRWQYTEKEVIYPGDFIPIFEKNGFIRKIDMYILEQACKEIRSLFDKGISPLPISVNFSRVDFFKKDFIENIVNICDRYKIPYSLIEIEITESSMFGDTDTLFNVSRNLQDIGFIVAMDDFGSGYSSVNMLKNIPLNVIKLDRGFFVDDKDVDKSQIVIKSIVSLIKQLGIRVVAEGIETRSQIEMLKKANCDIVQGYYFSKPLPIKEFEKLVYKI is encoded by the coding sequence TTGAAAAAAAATAGATTAATAGCAAAGAATATATCAATAGCATTTATAGTACTATTCTTTTTTAGTGTATTTACATTTTTTTATGTAGGTAATATTAATAGAGTGTTAGAATATGAAACAAATGACATAATAACAGTTACAATTGCTGGATGGATTATACTTTCATTTTTATTTTTAGGTATTATAATTTACATATTATATTCAAAAGCAAATAGTCAAAAAACTATAGAAAAAGTAGCATATACGGATTTTGTAACAGGTTATTCCAACTGGAGAAAGTTTGAATTAGATGTTACAAATTTATTAAAGAAAACATCACAAAATAATAAATATGCAATGGTCATATTCGATATTGATAAATTTAAAGCAATTAATGATATATATGGCCATAAAAAGGGAAATTTAATATTAAAAGATATTGCAGATACTTTAAATGAATTGACTGATATCAATGAAACTTTTGCTCGTGTAAGTGCTGATAATTTCAATATATTATTAACATATAACAAAAAAGAGGATATAATAAATATTATCAAAAAGATTATGGCAAATAATGAACTTGTAAACTTATCTTTTGGAATTTATGAAATCAAAGATAAGGATTTATCTGTAAGTGTATATAGTGATAGAGCTTCACTTGCAAAATCATCAATAAAAAATAATAGTGATGTAAATTTTGCATTTTTTAATGACAAATTAAGAGAGAAATTATTATTTGAAGATAAGATAGAAAAAGAAATGGAATATGCTCTTGAAAGTGGGCAATTCGTAATGTATTTACAACCAAAATACAATATTAAATTAGATAAATTTTGTGGAAGTGAAGCCCTAGTCAGATGGCAATATACAGAAAAAGAGGTCATATATCCAGGTGATTTTATTCCTATATTTGAAAAAAATGGATTTATTAGAAAGATTGATATGTACATATTAGAACAAGCTTGTAAAGAAATCCGGTCTTTATTTGATAAAGGAATTTCACCTTTACCTATATCTGTAAACTTCTCAAGAGTTGATTTTTTTAAAAAAGATTTTATTGAAAACATAGTAAATATATGTGATAGATATAAAATACCATATAGTTTAATAGAAATTGAAATTACTGAATCTAGTATGTTTGGAGATACTGATACTCTATTTAATGTTAGTAGAAACCTACAGGATATTGGCTTTATAGTTGCAATGGATGATTTTGGCTCTGGATATTCTTCTGTAAATATGCTTAAAAATATACCATTAAATGTAATAAAATTAGATAGAGGATTTTTTGTTGATGATAAAGATGTTGATAAGAGTCAAATTGTTATAAAAAGCATAGTTTCTCTCATTAAGCAATTAGGAATAAGGGTTGTTGCTGAAGGAATTGAAACAAGAAGTCAAATAGAAATGTTAAAAAAAGCAAATTGTGATATTGTTCAAGGATATTATTTTTCAAAACCATTACCAATTAAAGAATTTGAAAAATTAGTCTATAAAATATAG
- a CDS encoding shikimate kinase has translation MINKTKEKLILIGMPGSGKTTIGKLLAKEYNCSFCDMDDYIIQISQKSIAELFSEGEDIFRNYETQACRELSISDKTVISTGGGVIKKDVNMEILKETGIIIFIDRPIQKILEDININSRPLLKNGKDRLYNLYNERINLYKKFSDIEILNDKSLNNAVYNITNAVSENFKFDFKEK, from the coding sequence ATGATAAATAAAACAAAAGAAAAATTGATATTAATAGGTATGCCAGGTAGTGGAAAAACTACAATTGGTAAACTTTTGGCCAAAGAATATAATTGTAGTTTCTGTGATATGGATGATTATATAATTCAAATATCTCAAAAAAGTATAGCAGAGTTGTTTTCAGAAGGAGAAGATATCTTTAGGAACTATGAGACTCAAGCATGTAGAGAACTTTCTATAAGTGATAAAACAGTGATATCTACAGGTGGAGGTGTAATAAAAAAGGATGTTAATATGGAAATACTAAAAGAAACAGGTATAATAATTTTTATTGATAGACCTATACAAAAGATTTTGGAAGATATAAATATTAATTCAAGACCATTATTAAAAAACGGAAAAGATAGATTGTATAATCTTTATAATGAGAGAATAAATCTTTATAAAAAATTTTCAGATATAGAGATTTTAAATGATAAATCATTAAATAATGCTGTATATAATATTACAAATGCAGTCAGTGAAAATTTTAAATTTGACTTTAAAGAAAAATAA
- a CDS encoding prephenate dehydrogenase codes for MNIVIVGLGVIGGSFAKALKKAGYENVFGVDVDLETLKKAEKAKIIKKGCTTGKELFKKADLIILSIYPRLVVDFLNKNKNFFKKGTIITDTTGIKETLINDVLQIIPDDIDFIFGHPMAGREKKGIDFASEQVFNGANYIITPTGRNNIKNLELVENLILEIGFKRVKKLTSQKHDEIIAFTSQLPHVMAVALINSDEEGRDTGKFIGDSYRDLTRIANMNEDLWSELFLGNRDNLLKVIENFESEVNLVKEAIFNNDKNKLIEYFKKSSIRREALEK; via the coding sequence ATGAATATTGTTATTGTAGGACTAGGAGTTATAGGAGGCTCTTTTGCTAAAGCATTAAAAAAAGCTGGATATGAAAATGTATTTGGAGTAGATGTAGATTTAGAAACTTTAAAAAAAGCAGAAAAAGCAAAAATCATAAAAAAAGGATGTACTACAGGTAAAGAGTTATTTAAAAAAGCTGATTTAATTATACTATCTATATATCCTAGATTAGTTGTAGATTTTCTAAATAAGAATAAAAACTTTTTTAAAAAAGGGACTATAATTACTGATACTACAGGAATAAAAGAAACACTTATCAATGATGTGTTGCAAATTATTCCAGATGATATAGATTTTATATTTGGACATCCAATGGCAGGTAGGGAAAAAAAGGGTATTGATTTTGCAAGTGAACAAGTTTTTAATGGTGCAAATTATATAATTACTCCAACTGGCAGAAACAACATAAAAAATTTAGAGTTAGTTGAAAATTTAATTTTAGAGATTGGATTTAAAAGAGTAAAAAAGTTAACTTCACAAAAACATGATGAGATTATAGCTTTTACTTCTCAGTTACCTCATGTTATGGCAGTTGCTCTTATAAATAGTGATGAAGAAGGTAGAGATACGGGTAAATTTATTGGAGATAGTTATAGAGATTTAACTAGAATTGCAAATATGAATGAAGACTTATGGAGTGAACTTTTTTTAGGAAATAGAGATAATTTACTAAAAGTTATAGAAAACTTTGAATCAGAAGTAAATTTAGTAAAAGAAGCTATATTTAACAATGATAAAAATAAATTAATAGAGTATTTTAAAAAATCATCAATAAGAAGAGAAGCTTTAGAAAAATAA
- the aroE gene encoding shikimate dehydrogenase, whose translation MNFFGLVGEKLSHSVSPQIHKRVFEILNIESAYKNFEISKEDISKLDGAIKLLGIQGVNVTVPYKERIMKYLDFISPEAKRIGAVNTILLRENMLYGYNTDYFGLDSMFKMANIDVQGKVAVILGTGGASKAALTYFIDSGIEKLYVSTRKKDDKKLLNSKAILIDYEELKHIKGDIILNATPVGMYPNVGISPVSKSIIQNFDILIDLIYNPGETEFLRIGNSMGKKTCDGLYMLVGQAIKSQEIWQDTKIDNSILDVIYNELKLEFL comes from the coding sequence ATGAATTTTTTCGGTCTAGTAGGTGAAAAACTCTCTCACAGTGTTTCACCTCAAATCCACAAGAGAGTATTCGAGATATTGAATATTGAAAGTGCTTATAAAAACTTTGAAATTTCAAAAGAAGATATATCTAAGCTAGACGGTGCTATAAAATTATTAGGAATACAAGGGGTAAATGTTACTGTACCATATAAGGAGCGTATTATGAAATATCTTGATTTTATATCACCAGAGGCAAAACGTATAGGAGCAGTTAATACAATTTTACTCAGAGAAAATATGTTATATGGTTACAATACAGATTACTTTGGTCTTGATAGTATGTTTAAAATGGCTAATATTGATGTTCAAGGAAAAGTAGCAGTTATATTAGGAACTGGAGGTGCTTCTAAAGCTGCTCTTACATATTTTATTGATTCTGGTATAGAAAAGCTTTATGTTTCAACTAGAAAAAAGGATGATAAAAAATTATTAAATAGTAAAGCTATATTAATAGATTATGAAGAACTTAAACATATAAAAGGAGATATAATATTAAATGCTACACCAGTAGGTATGTACCCTAATGTAGGAATTTCACCAGTGTCAAAATCTATTATACAAAATTTTGATATATTAATAGATTTAATTTACAATCCTGGAGAAACAGAGTTTTTAAGAATTGGTAATAGTATGGGTAAAAAAACTTGTGATGGATTATATATGCTGGTGGGGCAAGCAATAAAATCTCAGGAAATTTGGCAAGATACTAAAATAGATAATAGTATTTTAGATGTTATATATAATGAACTAAAATTAGAATTTTTGTAA